Proteins from a single region of Electrophorus electricus isolate fEleEle1 chromosome 5, fEleEle1.pri, whole genome shotgun sequence:
- the trpm6 gene encoding transient receptor potential cation channel subfamily M member 6 isoform X3: MKESNNLEERMSSRINRRQMEPGKSWIQTTFYKRECVKFLPVSWVDHRCSPVCHVCQNLIRCCCGRLIGEHVELDSMSRGRGPAPPMSSPPSGDREDWSVTKHTKASSTDAFGSIDFQGSTKRTCRAKYVRLSCDAKPEQLLCLMLREWNLAPPKLVISIHGGLENFPLPQRVGQAFSKGLIRAAETTGAWILTDGFNTGVSMYVGDAVKLYGTHERRKRNVIGVTPWGLVENHRDLIGQDVLRHYHTLGNPLSKRSSLNCLHSHFLLVDDGTLGKSGGQLELRRRLERHLHRQRIHPRLGQRVPVVCVVVEGGPPVLSLVLEYVSRTPPVPVIVFEGTGRAADLLALIHKQTAVDRKLDTDIKEDFLLRVQAVFGVGRPEASQLFTVLTSCMGHREMITIFDSESEDHLEPDVAILTASLRGTPADQLSITLAWDRADIAQEHILVYGQQWKVGALEQAMLNALLMDRVGFVKLLIENGITLKHFLTVSRLEELYNTQQGSPDNFLYHIIEEAKKCRLSVGHKISLIDIGMAIEYLIGGAYRSTYMRKSFRAVYNQIHSALKEASQEGSGMVGKPRKRGVDPATAPQTQPPFFRTAEPYRRKQENPSLPHELELASPAELGGTSLFVYSINDLFVWAVLMRRQQMALFLWQHGEQAMARAVVACRLYRAMATEAKERIMGDSIAEELKKFSIEFGQLAVDLLDKAFKENECMAMKLLTSEMTDWSNFTCLQMAVASGLRPFVAHSCTQMLLTDLWMGHLNMRKNSWVKIIVSILLPMAIQLLEFKSKAEMSHIPQTHEALQFGVEAASSGAPPTETAEQCDAESGRNCAQSRSGLAVRCLPWARKVYDFYNAPVVKFWFHTMSYLAFLMLFSYTVLVRMESRPSAAEWLVIAYIISTAVEKTRELWVSEPRKFRKKLKVWFSEYWNISDFIAIFLFFTGLVLRCQSDPARTAGRLMYCLDIIFWFVRLMDILAINQQAGPYLTMITKMMSNMFYIMIIMGIVLVSFGTPRWSILKPDEEPSWDLLKQVLFQPYFMMFGEVYAGEINPCEADPDCPPGSFLNPLLQAVYLFMQYIIMVNLLIAFYNNVYVHMKTISNKLWKYNRYRYIMTYQEKPWLPPPLILLSHMTLCVSALWHRKRGAAGQERDSGLKLFLAPEDLKKLHEFEEKCVAAYFRDKNESQNSSQLNRIRSASDKAEEMVTTLSEVAEKVQFIQESLQTLDGHLGRLQDLSALAVDTLNLLSATDNRQHEAVLLGNSQPIRRPYQQLSHSWSLRIGGNVMPNQAPLSPKAYRSTPPSLLRGLGLGKKHPSLEWPPGGGAGLWDSQPKWVLGNLDGDDSVFRCRLNGDSYEGSPAGNRLLHGSFSHLWGVPWRDRMSCDSSGPSCPSSPTGLWAPESHLRPSQEESMEEEDDDEERSVSRASSHVFLLPDPQSETGRRMGILNPAFCGDGELAKRRPFRKWPYAGPEQQLEHSRSLSASVETLAMPRARTPRHSTTGEDTVPPPGQEEKELSRTLERKRSFGRKCVKIQEGKAKNVRRFEKCTHTVESSRKNRAKGKGLAGRKFRSSVSLTQLNFDQVDFSQKSLGPNTRRLSQSAWSSWSQSVSGRSSVQSWVTGEARGALLKSTEDLDPHYSAMERNNLMRLAHTIPFTPVSLLGGDEVCVYTLEESDSESTLIGTSSWCQRGQTAVLQPITHQGALDGGLRRALRVVCTWAEGDVLKPGCVYVVKAFRTEVVRTWQREFPNSTSLHLCLREIQQQRAAQKLMQVFNQVKPITVPHSLRFLDVSLLYWPAEGEWLTIERNMSGDFMKYSNNTGEEIAPSCGLEETVLAFSHWTYEYTCRELLVLDLQGVGMELTDPSVIRVDDKSSSEDLVFGPANLGNDAIHHFILKHTCNSCCGKLGLSDLRKCSGLQKSNSDSDEDVSMV; the protein is encoded by the exons aTGCTGTTGTGGAAGGCTAATTGGGGAACATGTGGAGCTTGACTCCATGTCTCGGGGCCGAGGCCCCGCCCCACCCATGTCGTCTCCGCCCTCAGGTGACAGGGAGGATTGGTCTGTGACCAAGCACACCAAGGCCAGCTCCACCGATGCCTTTGGCTCAATCGACTTCCAGGGCAGCACCAAGCGGACCTGCCGTGCCAAG TACGTGCGTCTGTCCTGCGACGCTAAGCCAGAGCAGTTGCTGTGTCTGATGCTGAGAGAATGGAACCTAGCTCCACCCAAGCTGGTGATCTCCATACACGGTGGGTTGGAGAACTTCCCTCTCCCACAGCGAGTGGGCCAGGCTTTCAGCAAGGGCCTTATCAGAGCTGCTGAGACAACTGGAGCCTGGATCCTCACAGATGGGTTCAATACag GAGTTTCTATGTATGTTGGAGATGCCGTGAAACTCTATGGTACCCATGAGCGCAGGAAGAGAAATGTCATTGGGGTTACGCCATGGGGCCTGGTGGAGAATCACAGGGACCTCATAGGACAAGAC GTCTTGCGACACTACCACACCCTGGGTAATCCCCTGAGCAAGCGCTCCAGTCTCAATTGCCTGCATTCACACTTCCTGTTAGTGGATGATGGAACTCTGGGTAAATCAGGAGGCCAGCTGGAGCTGAGGAGGAGGCTAGAGAGACACCTCCACCGGCAGAGGATCCACCcca gacTGGGACAGAGAGTTcccgtggtgtgtgtggtggtggaggggggtcCCCCTGTTCTCTCCCTGGTGCTGGAGTATGTGAGCAGGACTCCCCCTGTGCCCGTCATCGTGTTTGAGGGCACAGGCCGGGCAGCAGACCTGCTGGCTCTGATCCACAAACAAACCGCTGTAGACAG GAAGCTAGACACTGACATTAAGGAGGATTTCCTGCTGCGGGTCCAGGCCGTGTTCGGGGTGGGGAGGCCAGAAGCCTCTCAACTCTTCACTGTGCTCACCAGTTGCATGGGGCACAGGGAGATG ATCACCATTTTTGACTCTGAATCGGAGGACCATCTGGAACCGGATGTGGCCATTCTGACAGCCTCACTGAGAG GCACACCAGCTGATCAGCTGAGCATCACCTTGGCCTGGGACAGGGCAGACATTGCTCAGGAGCATATCCTGGTATATGGGCAGCAATGGAAG GTGGGGGCCCTGGAACAAGCCATGCTCAATGCTCTGTTGATGGACCGTGTGGGCTTTGTGAAACTGCTCATTGAGAATGGCATAACTCTGAAGCACTTCCTGACCGTGTCACGCTTGGAGGAACTCTACAACACG CAGCAAGGCTCTCCAGATAATTTCCTTTATCATATAATTGAGGAAGCCAAAAAG tgCCGTCTTTCTGTGGGACATAAAATTTCTCTCATTGACATCGGCATGGCGATCGAATACTTGATTGGGGGAGCATATCGAAGCACCTACATGCGCAAGAGCTTCCGTGCTGTATACAACCAAATTCATTCCGCACTGAAG GAGGCCAGCCAGGAGGGCTCGGGGATGGTGGGTAAGCCCAGAAAGCGCGGCGTGGACCCAGCAACAGCTCCTCAGACCCAGCCCCCCTTCTTCCGCACGGCAGAGCCCTATAGGCGCAAG cAGGAGAACCCGTCTCTGCCCCATGAACTGGAGCTGGCATCGCCAGCCGAGCTGGGAGGCACGTCCTTGTTCGTGTATAGCATCAACGACCTGTTTGTGTGGGCAGTGTTGATGCGCCGCCAGCAGATGGCACTTTTTCTGTGGCAGCATGGTGAACAGGCCATGGCCAGGGCCGTGGTGGCCTGCAGACTCTACCGTGCCATGGCGACCGAAGCCAAGGAGAGGATCATGGGTGATAGCATTGCAGAGGAACTGAAGAAGTTCTCAAT AGAGTTTGGTCAGTTGGCTGTGGACCTCCTGGACAAGGCCTTCAAGGAGAATGAGTGCATGGCCATGAAGCTGCTGACCTCGGAGATGACGGACTGGAGCAACTTCACATGCCTGCAGATGGCCGTGGCTTCTGGTCTCCGGCCCTTCGTGGCCCACTCCTGCACCCAGATGCTCCTCACCGACCTGTGGATGGGCCACCTTAATATGAGGAAGAACTCGTGGGTTAAG ATCATCGTGAGTATCCTCCTGCCCATGGCCATCCAGCTGCTGGAGTTCAAGAGCAAGGCCGAGATGTCCCACATACCTCAGACGCACGAGGCCCTGCAGTTTGGGGTGGAGGCGGCCAGTTCTGGAGCTCCGCCCACTGAAACAGCG GAGCAGTGCGATGCGGAGAGTGGGAGGAACTGTGCTCAGAGCAGGTCAGGTCTGGCTGTACGGTGTCTGCCCTGGGCCAGAAAGGTCTATGACTTCTACAATGCACCTGTGGTCAAATTCTGGTTCCACACG ATGTCCTACCTGGCTTTTCTCATGCTCTTCTCCTACACGGTTCTGGTGAGGATGGAGAGCAGGCCCAGTGCTGCAGAGTGGCTGGTCATTGCATACATCATCTCTACTGCCGTGGAGAAGACCCGGGAG TTGTGGGTATCTGAGCCGAGGAAGTTCAGGAAAAAACTGAAAGTGTGGTTCAGCGAGTACTGGAATATTAGTGACTTCATCGccatcttcctcttcttcacGGGCTTGGTCCTGCGCTGTCAGTCGGACCCCGCCCGCACTGCTGGGCGCCTCATGTACTGCCTGGACATCATCTTCTGGTTTGTCCGTCTAATGGACATTTTAGCCATTAACCAGCAAGCTGGACCCTACCTCACCATGATCACTAAGATG atgAGCAACATGTTTTACATCATGATCATAATGGGCATCGTGCTGGTGAGTTTTGGCACGCCAAGGTGGTCCATCCTGAAGCCGGACGAGGAGCCTTCCTGGGACCTGCTGAAGCAAGTGCTCTTCCAGCCCTACTTTATGATGTTTGGAGAGGTCTATGCTGGAGAGATCAACC CCTGCGAGGCAGACCCAGACTGCCCTCCAGGTTCTTTCCTCAACCCACTGCTGCAGGCGGTCTATCTCTTTATGCAGTACATCATCATGGTCAATCTCCTTATTGCCTTCTACAA TAACGTTTACGTGCACATGAAGACCATATCCAACAAGCTGTGGAAGTACAACCGCTATCGTTACATCATGACCTACCAGGAGAAACCCTGGCTACCCCCACCCTTGATCCTCCTGAGTCACATGACCTTGTGTGTCAGCGCACTGTGGCACCGAAAGCGTGGGGCAGCGGGACAAGAGAGAGACTCGGGTCTCA AGTTGTTCTTGGCTCCTGAAGATTTAAAGAAGCTACATGAGTTTGAGGAGAAGTGCGTGGCTGCGTATTTCCGTGACAAAAATGAAAGCCAGAACAGCAGCCAGCTCAACCGGATCCGATCTGCCTCGGACAA ggcaGAGGAGATGGTGACCACATTGTCAGAAGTGGCAGAGAAGGTCCAGTTCATACAGGAAAGCCTTCAAACCCTGGATGGTCACCTGGGCCGGCTGCAGGACCTGTCCGCCCTAGCCGTGGACACACTCAACCTCCTCTCGGCGACTGACAACAGGCAACATGAGGCTGTCCTTCTTGGCaacagccagccaatcagaagacCGTATCAGCAGCTATCTCACAGCTGGAGCCTGCGGATTGGTGGGAACGTCATGCCCAACCAGGCCCCTCTGTCCCCGAAGGCCTACCGCAGCACTCCACCCTCACTGTTGCGTGGGCTTGGGCTGGGCAAGAAACATCCTTCCCTGGAATGGCCACCAGGGGGCGGTGCTGGTCTATGGGACAGCCAGCCCAAGTGGGTGTTGGGAAACTTGGATGGGGATGATAGTGTTTTTAGATGTAGGCTCAACGGAGACTCATATGAAGGCTCGCCGGCAGGGAACCGCCTTTTGCAcggctctttctctcacctATGGGGGGTGCCATGGAGAGACAGGATGTCATGCGACTCGTCCGGGCCGTCCTGTCCCAGCTCCCCCACAGGACTCTGGGCTCCTGAGTCCCACCTGCGTCCCAGCCAGGAGGAGTCGatggaagaggaagatgacGACGAGGAACGGAGCGTCTCCAGGGCCTCGAGTCACGTCtttctcctgcctgacccccaGAGTGAAACGGGCAGACGGATGGGGATTCTGAACCCCGCTTTCTGTGGTGATGGCGAATTAGCCAAGCGGCGGCCGTTCAGGAAGTGGCCTTATGCCGGTCCAGAGCAACAGCTGGAGCACAGCCGATCCCTCTCAGCCAGTGTTGAAACCCTGGCCATGCCCAGAGCAAGGACACCAAGGCACAGCACTACAGGTGAAGACACAGTGCCCCCTCCAGGGCAGGAGGAGAAAG AACTGTCCCGAACCTTGGAAAGAAAGCGATCATTTGGCAGGAAGTGTGTAAAAATCCAGGAAGGCAAAGCAAAGAAT GTAAGGAGGTTTGAAAAGTGCACGCACACGGTGGAGTCCAGCCGGAAGAACAGGGCAAAAGGGAAGGGCTTGGCTGGACGCAAGTTCCGATCGTCCGTCAGTCTGACCCAGCTGA ACTTCGATCAAGTGGATTTCTCACAAAAGTCACTGGGTCCG AACACCAGACGCTTGAGCCAGTCTGCGTGGAGCAGCTGGTCCCAGTCTGTCAGCGGCAGGTCTTC AGTACAGAGCTGGGTAACAGGCGAGG CAAGAGGTGCATTGCTGAAATCAACTGAAGACTTGGACCCACATTACTCAG CAATGGAGAGGAACAACCTGATGAGATTAGCACACACGATACCATTCACACCTGTCTCCCTGCTGG GAGGAGATGAGGTGTGCGTGTACACTCTCGAGGAGTCCGACTCCGAGTCCACTCTGATCGGCACTTCTTCCTGGTGCCAAAGGGGGCAGACTGCCGTGCTGCAGCCCATTACCCACCAGGGGGCGCTGGACGGCGGTCTGCGCAGAGCCCTGAGGGTGGTGTGTACCTGGGCCGAAGGAGATGTGCTCAAGCCAGGCTGCGTGTATGTGGTGAAGGCTTTCAGGACTGAGGTGGTGCGCACATGGCAGAGAGAGTTCCCCAACAGTacctctcttcatctctgctTAAgg GAAATCCAGCAACAGAGAGCAGCTCAAAAGCTCATGCAGGTTTTCAACCAGGTCAAGCCCATAACTGTTCCCCACTCTCTCAG GTTCCTGGATGTGTCCTTGCTTTACTGGCCAGCTGAAGGTGAGTGGCTGACCATTGAGAGGAACATGAGCGGCGACTTTATGAAGTATAGTAACAACACCGGGGAAGAGATTGCGCCCTCTTGTGGCCTGGAGGAGACAGTGCTTGCTTTCTCCCACTGGACATATGAGTACACATGCAGAGAGCTGCTGGTCCTCGACTTGCAAG GTGTGGGCATGGAGCTGACAGACCCCTCTGTGATCAGGGTGGATGATAAGAG CTCATCTGAAGACCTGGTGTTTGGGCCAGCCAACCTGGGGAATGATGCCATCCACCACTTCATcctcaaacacacctgcaaCTCATGCTGTGGGAAACTGGGGCTTTCAG ATTTAAGGAAATGCAGTGGTCTTCAGAAATCCAACTCTGACTCTGATGAGGACGTGAGCATGGTTTGA